From Candidatus Poribacteria bacterium, the proteins below share one genomic window:
- a CDS encoding exo-alpha-sialidase — MPDPCPTYATEVNRTRPDYVVYRPSGEFERDSENQQIIVTPTPRGTFLATWTMSTHENHPDQRIVVSRSGDRGRTWSAPVVIDGASASDRPGTGLASWSFFIQAPDLGRIYLFCNKNIGITDCRDDTTGILRFRYSEDDGRTWSEPFDHLRIGRGALDHPDPAVPVNWVACFQSFLNADGVPMEGWTRWGTGSPNLLNIDSEVWFWRFDNILTETDPSQIRMTTLPDAPNGLRVASRDAPSISVAQEPATVRLPDGRLLTAMRTLNGYLAYSIGTGDGAEWSDPEPLRYQDGGELVLNPISPAPLYETGDGGYFLLFNNNDGTSFGGTNPTDYRRNRRPSWIAAATYAPDDHQPLRFGTPRLLCDTDGVVLGPSRRVEPASYPSYFMDGEDRFLWYPDRKHFVLGKRLSARLLSPTGANGSR, encoded by the coding sequence ATGCCGGATCCCTGCCCGACCTATGCGACCGAGGTCAACCGCACTCGCCCGGATTATGTGGTCTACAGACCGTCCGGAGAGTTCGAGCGGGACAGCGAGAACCAGCAGATCATCGTGACGCCGACCCCGCGCGGTACTTTTCTCGCGACCTGGACCATGTCGACACACGAGAACCACCCAGACCAGAGGATCGTCGTCAGCCGCAGCGGGGATCGCGGCAGGACCTGGTCTGCGCCTGTAGTCATCGACGGGGCATCGGCGTCGGATCGACCGGGAACCGGTCTGGCGAGCTGGTCGTTCTTCATCCAAGCCCCGGACCTGGGCAGAATCTACCTCTTCTGCAACAAGAACATCGGCATTACCGACTGCCGCGACGACACGACCGGCATTCTTCGGTTCCGCTACAGCGAAGACGACGGGCGAACCTGGTCCGAGCCGTTCGACCACCTACGCATCGGTCGCGGGGCTCTCGACCATCCGGATCCGGCTGTGCCCGTGAACTGGGTGGCGTGCTTCCAGAGCTTCCTGAACGCGGACGGCGTTCCGATGGAAGGATGGACGCGCTGGGGAACCGGCAGCCCAAACCTCCTGAACATCGACAGCGAAGTGTGGTTCTGGCGATTCGACAACATCCTCACCGAGACGGATCCATCGCAGATACGCATGACGACGCTGCCCGACGCCCCGAATGGTCTGCGCGTGGCTAGTCGCGATGCGCCGTCGATCTCCGTAGCGCAGGAACCCGCCACCGTGCGACTACCAGACGGCAGGCTGCTGACGGCGATGCGAACGCTCAACGGGTATCTCGCCTACTCCATCGGGACTGGCGACGGCGCCGAATGGTCTGATCCCGAGCCGCTCCGGTATCAGGACGGCGGCGAGCTCGTTCTGAATCCCATCTCGCCAGCGCCGCTGTACGAGACGGGAGACGGCGGGTACTTCCTGCTGTTCAACAACAACGACGGTACGTCGTTCGGCGGGACGAATCCGACGGACTATCGACGTAACCGACGCCCCTCGTGGATCGCCGCCGCAACGTACGCGCCGGACGACCATCAGCCGCTTCGCTTCGGCACGCCACGGCTCCTATGCGACACGGACGGCGTTGTGCTGGGCCCGAGCCGGCGTGTCGAACCGGCGAGCTACCCGAGCTACTTCATGGACGGCGAGGATCGGTTCCTATGGTACCCAGATCGCAAGCACTTCGTGCTCGGGAAGCGGCTGAGCGCTCGACTGCTGAGCCCGACCGGGGCGAACGGCAGCCGATGA